The following are encoded in a window of Chionomys nivalis chromosome X, mChiNiv1.1, whole genome shotgun sequence genomic DNA:
- the LOC130868629 gene encoding peptidyl-prolyl cis-trans isomerase A-like, translating to MVNPTVFFDIATYGEPLDRVSFELIIPGFMFQGGYFNGTGCRSIYGEKFEDENFILKHIGPGILSMANAGPNTNGSQFFICTTKTEWLDGKHVVFGKVKEGMNIVEAMERFGSRNGKTSKKITISDCGQL from the exons ATGGTCAACCCCACCGTGTTCTTTGACATCGCAACCTATGGTGAGCCCTTGGACCGTGTCTCCTTCGAGCT GATTATTCCAGGATTCATGTTCCAGGGTGGTTACTTCAATGGCACTGGATGCAGATCCATCTATGGAGAAAAATTTGAGGATGAGAACTTCATCCTGAAGCATATAGGTCCTGGCATCTTGTCCATGGCAAATGCTGGACCAAACACAAATGGTTCCCAGTTTTTTATCTGCACCACCAAGACTGAGTGGCTGGATGGCAAACATGTGGTCTTTGGGAAGGTGAAAGAAGGCATGAACATTGTGGAAGCCATGGAACGTTTTGGGTCCAGGAATGGCAAGACCAGCAAGAAGATCACCATTTCCGACTGCGGACAACTCTAA